The following are from one region of the Bradyrhizobium sediminis genome:
- a CDS encoding efflux RND transporter permease subunit translates to MKHFNLSGWAVSHPALILFLVIALGAAGFFSYQRLGRAEDPFFTVKVVNVSAIWPGATAQEMQTQVADPIEKKLQELPYFEKVQTYSKPSFTAMQVTFKDSTPPKDVPYLFYLLRKKLVDVQGQLPAGLLGPTVNDEFSDVDSILYMMTGEGADYAQLKKAAEGMRQRLLKVPGVTKVNLYGAQDERIFVEFSHAKLATLGITPQALFDSLAKQNNVTPAGTVETSSQRVPLRVTGALDGAKAVAETPVESNGRVFRLGDVATVTHGFVDPPTFIARQQGQPALGIGVVTAKGANILELGKEVANATAEFMKAVPQGINVEQIADQPKVVEHAVGEFVRSFIEALAIVLFVSFVALGWRTGIVVALSVPLVLAIVFIVMNAMSLDLHRITLGALIIALGLLVDDAIIAVEMMVVKMEQGWDRVRAASFAWESTAFPMLTGTLVTAAGFLPIGFANSAVGEYAGGIFWIVAIALVASWFVAVIFTPYIGVKLLPNITLHHNHDPHAVYETRIYRILRSMIQWCVDHRIKVVLATVGVFALSIVGFGHVQQQFFPLSERPELFLQLRLPEGTAFNVTEKSVKQAEALLKDDKDISTYTAYVGQGSPRFWLGLNPQLPNEAFAEIVIVAKDVDARERIKARLEKAVGDGALTEARVRVDRFNFGPPVGFPVQFRVIGPDANTVRDIAYRVRDVVRQNDNVRDPQLDWNEQSPYLKLVVDQDRARALGLTPQDVSQALAMLISGAQVTTIRDGIEKVGVVARAVPGERLDLGRVGDLTVTSRNGIAVPLTQIAKIEYAHEEPIIWRRNRDMAITVRGDVVDGVQAPDVTNQIWPKLQEIRDGLSPAYRIEAGGAFEESAKGNASIFVLFPLMVLVMLTLLMIQLQNFSRLILVFLTAPLGIIGASLGLNVANQPFGFVALLGLIALAGMIMRNAVILVDQIETDVAAGLSRKEAIVEATVRRARPVVLTALAAILAMIPLSRSAFWGPMAITIMGGLFVATFLTLLYLPGLYALWFRKSLEERGAGEVDLAPQQESQKQLAFPLAEAAE, encoded by the coding sequence ATGAAGCACTTCAATCTCTCGGGCTGGGCGGTCAGCCACCCCGCGCTGATCCTGTTCCTGGTGATCGCGCTCGGCGCCGCCGGCTTCTTCTCCTACCAGCGGCTCGGCCGTGCCGAGGATCCGTTCTTCACCGTCAAGGTCGTCAACGTCTCGGCGATCTGGCCGGGCGCGACCGCCCAGGAAATGCAGACCCAGGTCGCCGATCCCATCGAGAAGAAGCTGCAGGAACTGCCCTATTTCGAGAAGGTGCAGACCTATTCGAAGCCGTCCTTCACCGCGATGCAGGTCACCTTCAAGGATTCGACCCCGCCGAAGGACGTGCCCTACCTGTTTTACCTGTTGCGCAAGAAGCTCGTCGACGTGCAGGGCCAGCTGCCCGCCGGCCTGCTCGGGCCGACCGTCAACGACGAGTTCAGCGACGTCGATTCCATTCTCTACATGATGACCGGCGAGGGCGCCGACTATGCGCAGTTGAAGAAGGCCGCCGAAGGCATGCGCCAGCGGCTGCTGAAAGTCCCCGGGGTGACGAAAGTCAATCTCTACGGCGCCCAGGACGAGCGCATCTTCGTCGAGTTCTCGCACGCCAAGCTGGCGACGCTCGGGATCACGCCGCAGGCGCTGTTCGATTCGCTCGCCAAGCAGAACAACGTCACACCCGCCGGCACGGTGGAAACCTCCTCGCAGCGGGTGCCGCTGCGCGTTACCGGCGCGCTCGACGGCGCCAAGGCCGTCGCCGAGACGCCGGTCGAGAGCAACGGCCGGGTATTTCGTTTGGGCGATGTCGCCACCGTCACCCACGGTTTCGTCGATCCGCCGACCTTCATTGCGCGCCAGCAAGGCCAGCCCGCGCTCGGCATCGGCGTGGTCACGGCCAAGGGCGCCAACATCCTCGAACTCGGCAAGGAAGTCGCCAACGCGACCGCGGAATTCATGAAGGCGGTGCCGCAGGGCATCAATGTCGAGCAGATCGCCGATCAGCCCAAGGTGGTCGAGCACGCCGTCGGCGAGTTCGTGCGCTCCTTCATCGAGGCGCTCGCGATCGTGCTGTTCGTTTCCTTCGTGGCGCTGGGCTGGCGCACCGGTATCGTGGTGGCGCTGTCGGTGCCGCTGGTGCTGGCGATCGTCTTCATCGTCATGAACGCGATGTCGCTCGACCTGCACCGCATCACGCTCGGCGCATTGATCATCGCGCTCGGGCTATTGGTCGACGACGCCATCATCGCGGTCGAAATGATGGTGGTGAAGATGGAGCAGGGCTGGGACCGCGTCCGCGCGGCGTCCTTTGCCTGGGAATCCACCGCGTTTCCGATGCTGACGGGAACGCTGGTCACCGCCGCCGGCTTTCTGCCGATCGGCTTTGCCAATTCCGCGGTCGGCGAATATGCCGGCGGCATCTTCTGGATCGTGGCGATCGCGTTGGTCGCGTCCTGGTTCGTCGCGGTGATCTTCACGCCCTATATCGGCGTCAAGCTGCTGCCCAACATCACGCTTCACCACAACCACGATCCGCATGCGGTCTACGAGACCCGCATCTACCGGATCCTGCGCAGCATGATCCAGTGGTGCGTCGACCACCGCATCAAGGTGGTGCTGGCGACGGTCGGCGTATTCGCGCTGTCCATCGTCGGCTTCGGTCACGTCCAGCAGCAGTTCTTCCCGCTGTCGGAGCGGCCCGAGCTGTTCCTGCAGCTGCGGCTGCCCGAGGGCACCGCATTCAACGTCACCGAAAAGTCCGTCAAGCAGGCCGAAGCGCTCCTGAAGGACGACAAGGACATCTCGACCTACACCGCCTATGTCGGCCAGGGTTCGCCGCGCTTCTGGCTCGGCCTCAACCCGCAACTGCCGAACGAGGCCTTCGCCGAGATCGTGATCGTGGCCAAGGACGTCGACGCGCGCGAGCGCATCAAGGCCCGGCTGGAGAAGGCGGTCGGCGACGGCGCGCTGACCGAAGCCCGCGTCCGGGTCGATCGCTTCAATTTCGGCCCGCCGGTCGGCTTCCCCGTTCAGTTCCGCGTCATCGGTCCCGACGCCAATACCGTGCGCGACATCGCCTACAGGGTGCGCGACGTGGTCAGGCAGAACGACAATGTCAGGGATCCGCAGCTCGACTGGAACGAGCAGTCGCCTTACCTCAAGCTGGTGGTCGATCAGGACCGCGCCCGCGCGCTCGGCCTGACCCCGCAGGACGTGTCGCAGGCGCTGGCCATGCTGATCTCCGGTGCGCAGGTCACCACCATCCGCGACGGAATCGAGAAGGTCGGCGTGGTGGCGCGTGCGGTGCCGGGCGAGCGGCTCGATCTCGGCCGTGTCGGCGATCTCACCGTGACCTCGCGCAACGGCATCGCCGTGCCGCTGACGCAAATTGCCAAGATCGAATACGCTCATGAAGAGCCGATCATCTGGCGGCGCAACCGCGACATGGCGATCACGGTGCGCGGCGACGTCGTCGACGGCGTGCAGGCGCCCGACGTCACTAACCAGATCTGGCCCAAGCTGCAGGAAATCCGCGACGGCCTGTCGCCGGCCTACCGGATCGAGGCGGGCGGCGCGTTCGAGGAATCCGCCAAGGGCAATGCCTCGATCTTCGTGCTGTTTCCGCTGATGGTCCTCGTCATGCTGACGCTGTTGATGATCCAGCTGCAGAACTTCTCGCGGTTGATCCTGGTGTTCCTGACCGCGCCGCTCGGCATCATCGGCGCGTCGCTCGGTCTCAACGTCGCCAACCAGCCGTTCGGCTTCGTGGCGCTGCTCGGGCTGATCGCACTGGCCGGCATGATCATGCGCAATGCGGTGATCCTGGTCGACCAGATCGAAACCGACGTCGCCGCCGGCCTGAGCCGGAAGGAGGCCATCGTCGAGGCTACCGTCCGGCGCGCCCGTCCGGTGGTGCTGACGGCGCTCGCTGCCATCCTGGCGATGATCCCGCTGTCGCGCTCGGCGTTCTGGGGACCGATGGCGATCACCATCATGGGCGGCCTGTTCGTTGCAACCTTCCTGACCTTGCTGTACCTGCCGGGCCTCTACGCGCTCTGGTTCAGGAAGAGCCTCGAGGAACGCGGCGCGGGCGAGGTCGATCTTGCGCCGCAGCAAGAGAGCCAGAAGCAGCTCGCATTTCCGCTTGCCGAGGCGGCCGAATAA
- a CDS encoding efflux RND transporter periplasmic adaptor subunit — protein MVVRSILSSYSRFLAGMSLAVLAIALTGCNEKVAEKATPGRPVLVAAVRYEAESPERSFVGTIKPRIETDMGFRVPGKVAKRLVEVGQTVDVGQPLATLDEVDLKLQAEQAEAEFRAATGVLAQATASEQRAKDLRAKGWTTDAQMDQSRAAADEARARFNRAERSVELTRNSLSYATLVADSRGVVTATLIDAGQVVAAGQTAVRVARFAEKEAVVAIPETLVGRAKEGTASVSLWSEPNRKYAAKLREIAPTADPATRTYLAKFSLPGAGETVSLGMTATLTLADPATERVAKLPLSALYSQGGDPSLYIVDDKGEVSLKPVTVKSYESGNVVISGGVDEGSKVVVLGVQKLDPAQKVRVVSSLSF, from the coding sequence ATGGTCGTCCGTTCCATTTTATCAAGCTATTCCAGGTTCTTAGCTGGAATGTCGCTGGCGGTTCTGGCGATCGCTCTGACCGGCTGCAACGAGAAGGTTGCCGAAAAAGCCACTCCCGGCCGACCGGTGCTGGTGGCGGCGGTGCGTTATGAGGCCGAATCGCCTGAGCGCAGCTTCGTCGGCACCATCAAGCCCCGGATCGAGACCGACATGGGCTTCCGGGTCCCCGGCAAGGTCGCCAAGCGTCTGGTCGAGGTCGGCCAGACCGTCGATGTCGGCCAGCCGCTGGCCACCCTCGATGAAGTCGATCTGAAGCTGCAGGCCGAGCAGGCTGAAGCCGAATTCCGTGCCGCCACCGGCGTGCTGGCGCAGGCCACGGCCTCGGAGCAGCGCGCCAAGGATCTGCGCGCCAAGGGCTGGACCACCGATGCGCAAATGGATCAGTCGCGGGCCGCCGCCGACGAGGCGCGCGCGCGCTTCAATCGTGCCGAGCGCTCGGTCGAACTCACCAGGAACAGCCTGTCCTACGCGACGCTGGTCGCCGACAGCCGCGGCGTCGTCACCGCGACCCTGATCGATGCCGGACAGGTCGTCGCGGCAGGGCAGACCGCGGTTCGCGTCGCGCGCTTTGCCGAAAAGGAAGCCGTGGTCGCGATTCCGGAAACGCTGGTCGGCCGCGCCAAGGAAGGCACGGCCAGCGTCAGCCTGTGGTCCGAACCCAACAGGAAATATGCCGCGAAGCTGCGCGAGATCGCGCCCACGGCCGATCCCGCGACGCGCACTTACCTCGCGAAATTCTCGCTGCCCGGCGCCGGCGAAACCGTCTCGCTCGGCATGACCGCGACGCTGACGCTGGCCGATCCCGCCACCGAGCGTGTCGCCAAGCTGCCGCTGTCGGCGCTGTACAGCCAGGGCGGCGATCCCTCGCTCTACATCGTCGACGACAAGGGCGAGGTGTCGCTGAAGCCGGTCACCGTGAAATCCTACGAGAGCGGCAACGTCGTCATCTCGGGCGGCGTCGATGAGGGCTCGAAAGTCGTCGTGCTCGGCGTGCAAAAACTCGACCCGGCCCAGAAGGTCCGCGTCGTCTCGTCGCTGTCGTTCTGA
- a CDS encoding DUF4153 domain-containing protein: MSIATAPVLEIAPARPLRLPFVAAASCIALADWLFYGWPIGISLALFLVVLGGVAVAGNGVQAARGIQIVMTAVFVAGLLPLIEGVNALSATLAALATALFVILITAREPSSWQRNLFEAATIPFRGPFQLAVDLFRSLQSMNGHFPQWLSAASLVGWIIPLAACFVFLSLFASANPLIEYRLHQVDLRAIFSLLDPRRVVFWILTVCAIWPLILRRFRWNVRDPEPRTTVATEASDLNHLFGVQAVTRSLILFNALFALQSGLDLTYLWGGASLPDGMSHAEYAHRGAYPLIVTALLAAGFVLIAMRPGGPAEHSRLIRPLVLAWIGQNILLVISSIFRLDLYVAAYTLTYLRLAAFIWMILVAAGLAWILIQIVLKKPNSWLLAVNAATLALVLYGCCFVNAPRLVACYNIEHSRDNGGTGLNLDLRYLASLGPQALPCVESHVNRILVLSSIAQNYRHSYETRMRPVNWRGWGLRTWRLDRYLANNPAMAPNFSDDKG; encoded by the coding sequence ATGTCGATTGCGACCGCGCCCGTTCTCGAAATTGCTCCCGCGCGCCCGCTGCGGCTGCCGTTCGTCGCCGCCGCCTCGTGCATCGCGCTCGCCGACTGGCTGTTCTACGGCTGGCCCATCGGCATCTCGCTGGCGCTGTTCCTCGTCGTACTCGGCGGTGTCGCGGTGGCCGGCAACGGGGTGCAGGCGGCGCGCGGAATTCAAATCGTGATGACCGCCGTGTTCGTCGCCGGCCTGCTGCCGCTGATCGAGGGGGTCAACGCGCTGTCCGCGACCCTGGCCGCGCTGGCGACCGCGCTGTTCGTCATCCTGATCACGGCCCGCGAGCCATCGTCCTGGCAACGAAACCTGTTCGAGGCCGCGACGATCCCCTTCCGCGGCCCGTTTCAATTGGCCGTCGACCTGTTCAGATCACTGCAGTCGATGAATGGACATTTTCCGCAATGGCTGAGCGCGGCCTCGCTAGTTGGATGGATCATTCCGCTGGCCGCATGCTTCGTCTTCCTCAGCCTGTTCGCGTCGGCGAATCCGCTGATCGAATACCGGCTGCACCAGGTCGACTTGCGCGCGATCTTCAGCCTTCTCGATCCCCGGCGGGTGGTGTTCTGGATTCTGACGGTCTGTGCCATCTGGCCGCTGATCCTGCGGCGCTTCCGGTGGAACGTCCGGGATCCCGAACCGCGCACCACCGTCGCCACCGAAGCTTCCGATCTGAATCATCTGTTCGGCGTGCAGGCGGTGACGCGCTCGCTGATCCTGTTCAACGCGCTGTTCGCGCTGCAGAGCGGCCTCGATCTCACCTATCTCTGGGGCGGCGCCAGCCTGCCCGACGGCATGAGCCACGCCGAGTACGCCCACCGCGGCGCCTATCCGCTGATCGTGACCGCGCTGCTCGCCGCAGGTTTTGTTCTCATCGCGATGCGTCCCGGCGGACCGGCCGAACATTCCAGGCTGATCCGTCCGCTGGTGCTGGCCTGGATCGGACAAAACATCCTTCTGGTCATCTCGTCGATCTTCCGGCTCGATCTCTACGTCGCCGCTTACACGCTGACTTATCTGCGGCTCGCCGCCTTCATCTGGATGATATTGGTTGCCGCAGGACTGGCGTGGATCCTGATCCAGATCGTGCTGAAGAAGCCCAATTCCTGGCTGCTCGCCGTCAACGCGGCAACGCTGGCGCTGGTGCTGTACGGATGCTGCTTCGTCAACGCGCCGCGGCTCGTGGCCTGCTACAATATAGAACATTCGCGGGACAACGGCGGAACGGGGCTCAATCTCGATTTGCGCTATCTCGCCTCGCTTGGCCCGCAAGCGCTGCCCTGCGTTGAATCCCATGTGAACAGGATTCTGGTGCTGTCGTCGATCGCCCAGAACTACCGGCACAGTTACGAGACCCGGATGCGTCCGGTAAATTGGCGGGGTTGGGGCTTACGGACGTGGCGTCTGGACCGATATTTGGCTAACAATCCCGCCATGGCGCCGAACTTCTCGGACGATAAAGGCTAG
- a CDS encoding response regulator transcription factor, which produces MAHSILVVDDDPHIRDVVRFAFEKTGMAISIAQDGKEALARFDRNVHDLIVLDIGMPEMDGLEVCRQIRKTSDTPILFLSARDEEIDRILGLEIGGDDYVTKPFSPRELVARVNAILRRTRNMPATPESKALSHGGLTLDPDARTANFRDTPVALTALEFSILRTLLTRPGFVFTRELILDAAYAGNIHVADRTIDSHIRNIRAKFASAGCESAIETVHGVGFKLGRCEAAR; this is translated from the coding sequence GTGGCTCATTCCATTCTCGTCGTTGACGACGACCCCCATATCCGCGACGTCGTGCGCTTCGCGTTCGAGAAGACGGGCATGGCGATTTCCATTGCGCAGGACGGCAAGGAGGCGCTGGCCCGGTTCGACCGCAATGTCCACGACCTCATCGTTCTCGACATCGGCATGCCTGAGATGGACGGGCTCGAAGTCTGCCGCCAGATCAGGAAGACCTCGGACACGCCGATCCTGTTCCTGTCCGCCCGCGACGAGGAGATCGACCGCATCCTCGGCCTCGAAATCGGCGGCGACGACTACGTGACAAAACCGTTCAGTCCGCGCGAACTGGTGGCGCGGGTGAATGCGATCCTGCGGCGAACCCGGAACATGCCCGCGACGCCGGAATCCAAGGCGCTGAGCCATGGCGGGCTCACGCTCGATCCGGATGCGCGCACCGCGAATTTCCGGGATACGCCGGTTGCGCTGACGGCGCTCGAATTCTCGATCCTGCGCACGCTCTTGACGCGGCCCGGATTCGTGTTCACGCGCGAACTGATCCTCGACGCCGCCTACGCCGGCAATATTCACGTCGCCGACCGCACCATCGACAGCCACATCCGCAACATCCGCGCCAAGTTCGCCAGCGCCGGCTGCGAGTCCGCGATCGAGACCGTCCATGGCGTCGGCTTCAAGCTGGGGCGCTGCGAGGCGGCGCGTTGA
- a CDS encoding sensor histidine kinase — translation MTDALANTSRKWRPSLSLVVFIVLSSVLALPLFSLYFLKVYQNQLIQQAEAELIAQSAVLAAVFRREVETGIPPGIALGKPIPPAARKQSDEPYQPIWPKLELVNESVLPPRPEARPPAAPADPAFVTLGARMMPDLVATQHVTLAGFRLLDPHGTVIAGREEIGLSLAHLEEVSEALQGRFSGVLRVRISKHDQPSLYSMSRGTGMRVFTAMPVIARDQVAGVIYASRTPSNVFKYMYEQRGKVIPAMLSMIVPTLLIGILFHRTITGPMRELVERTNLIGKGDRTALRPLRHHGTSEIARLSQSFLDMARRLNTRSSFISTFATHVSHELKSPLTSIKGAAELLREDVDAPDMDDEDRRKFLDNIIADADRLGTIAGRLRDFARAENPLVLGAAKLSVAVAGLRAAFASLDIGTNGDLETPMRISEDNALIIFSNLADNAVRHGSSKLEVSAVRQGNRLLVTVADDGEGVSPNNRAQIFDSFFTTRRDSGGTGMGLAIVRAMLDAHGGAIRLIDSEKGTAFELTFPVADAAPLS, via the coding sequence TTGACCGACGCCCTGGCCAACACCAGCCGCAAATGGCGGCCCAGCCTCAGCCTCGTCGTCTTCATCGTTCTCTCCAGCGTGCTCGCGCTGCCGCTGTTCAGCCTGTATTTCCTCAAGGTCTACCAGAACCAGCTGATCCAGCAGGCCGAGGCCGAACTGATCGCGCAAAGCGCCGTGCTCGCGGCGGTGTTCCGCCGCGAGGTGGAGACCGGAATTCCTCCAGGCATTGCATTGGGCAAGCCGATCCCGCCGGCCGCGCGAAAGCAATCCGACGAACCGTATCAGCCGATCTGGCCCAAGCTCGAACTCGTCAACGAGAGCGTGCTGCCGCCGAGGCCGGAGGCGCGCCCGCCGGCAGCGCCGGCCGATCCGGCCTTCGTCACGCTCGGCGCGCGGATGATGCCGGACCTGGTCGCGACCCAGCACGTCACGCTTGCCGGATTCCGGCTGCTCGATCCTCATGGCACCGTCATCGCCGGCCGCGAGGAAATCGGGCTGTCGCTGGCGCATCTCGAGGAGGTCAGCGAGGCGCTGCAGGGTCGCTTCAGCGGCGTGCTGCGCGTGCGTATCTCCAAGCACGACCAGCCCTCGCTCTATTCGATGAGCCGGGGTACCGGGATGCGGGTGTTCACCGCGATGCCGGTGATCGCACGCGACCAGGTCGCCGGCGTCATCTATGCCTCGCGGACGCCGAGCAACGTCTTCAAGTACATGTACGAACAGCGCGGCAAGGTCATTCCCGCGATGCTCTCGATGATCGTGCCGACGCTGCTGATCGGGATCCTGTTTCACCGCACCATCACCGGACCGATGCGCGAACTGGTGGAGCGCACCAACCTGATCGGCAAGGGCGACCGCACCGCGCTGCGTCCGCTCCGGCATCACGGCACCAGCGAAATCGCCCGGCTGTCGCAGAGTTTCCTGGACATGGCGCGGCGGCTGAACACGCGCTCCAGCTTCATTTCGACCTTCGCCACCCATGTCTCGCACGAGCTGAAATCGCCGCTCACATCCATCAAGGGCGCGGCGGAACTGCTGCGCGAAGACGTCGACGCGCCCGACATGGACGATGAGGACCGGCGCAAGTTTCTCGACAACATCATTGCCGACGCCGACCGGCTGGGAACGATCGCCGGCCGCCTGCGCGACTTCGCCCGTGCCGAAAACCCGCTCGTGCTCGGCGCCGCGAAATTGTCGGTCGCGGTCGCCGGCCTGCGTGCGGCCTTTGCCTCGCTCGACATCGGCACGAACGGCGATCTCGAGACGCCGATGCGGATCTCCGAGGACAACGCCCTGATCATTTTTTCCAACCTTGCCGACAACGCCGTGCGCCACGGCAGCTCAAAGCTGGAAGTATCCGCCGTACGCCAAGGCAACCGGCTATTGGTCACTGTCGCCGATGACGGCGAAGGTGTCTCGCCCAACAACCGGGCACAGATCTTCGATAGCTTCTTCACCACAAGGCGCGACAGCGGCGGCACCGGGATGGGCCTCGCCATCGTTCGCGCCATGCTCGACGCCCATGGCGGCGCCATCCGGCTCATCGACTCCGAAAAGGGCACTGCGTTCGAACTCACCTTCCCGGTGGCTGACGCTGCGCCGTTGTCATGA
- a CDS encoding DUF2809 domain-containing protein: MNGAAIDPDQAARRSLVVARAGLCLSVIVCGLALRGYGLQIGLPAFVAKYGGSTLWGTMVFFLVATAAPNLSRPRITLVAAAIAIGVELFRLVHFPWLDAFRLTLPGALLLGRIFSGWNVLAYGAGIVLAVLLDRAGPPLAGLMRALLPRRQNRGVRQPARTAHDR; this comes from the coding sequence ATGAATGGCGCCGCGATCGATCCCGATCAGGCGGCGCGACGATCCCTCGTCGTGGCCCGCGCCGGTCTGTGCCTCTCGGTCATCGTCTGCGGCCTTGCCTTGCGCGGATATGGTTTGCAGATCGGACTGCCCGCCTTTGTCGCGAAGTATGGCGGCTCCACGCTATGGGGGACGATGGTGTTCTTCCTGGTGGCGACGGCGGCACCAAATCTATCGCGGCCTCGCATCACGCTGGTTGCCGCCGCGATCGCCATCGGCGTCGAACTGTTCCGGCTGGTGCATTTCCCGTGGCTCGACGCCTTCCGGCTGACGTTGCCGGGCGCGCTGTTGCTCGGCCGCATCTTCTCGGGCTGGAACGTGCTGGCCTATGGCGCCGGCATCGTTTTGGCAGTGCTGCTCGACCGTGCTGGCCCGCCGCTCGCTGGGCTCATGCGGGCTCTACTGCCGCGACGGCAAAACCGCGGAGTTCGGCAACCTGCGCGAACGGCGCACGATCGGTAA
- a CDS encoding nitroreductase, whose amino-acid sequence MISVTEALLGRHSTRAFLDRPVEADLVRDIIDIARRAPSSSNMQPWRLAAMAGDDLARLKAAVRQSLTAQPMGEGSEYKIYAEHLKEPYNGHRRKCAEDMYGTIGIPRENKFGRLMQFARNFDFFGAPVGIILSIDRSMEPGQWADLGIFLQSLLLLAQERGLATCPQAAWAAMHKTVRAHLGLPDELMVYCGISLGYADPAHPINGLVTDRAPFAQVAELRGFAVAAVEPA is encoded by the coding sequence ATGATCTCCGTGACCGAAGCCCTGCTGGGGCGCCATTCAACCCGCGCTTTTCTCGACCGGCCGGTCGAGGCCGATCTCGTTCGCGACATCATCGACATCGCCCGCCGCGCGCCGTCGAGCAGCAACATGCAGCCCTGGCGCCTCGCCGCGATGGCCGGCGACGATCTCGCCCGGCTGAAGGCGGCCGTTCGGCAAAGCCTGACCGCGCAGCCGATGGGCGAGGGATCGGAATACAAGATCTACGCCGAGCATCTGAAGGAGCCGTACAACGGTCACCGCCGCAAATGCGCCGAGGACATGTACGGCACCATCGGCATTCCGCGTGAGAACAAGTTCGGGCGGCTGATGCAGTTCGCGCGCAACTTCGACTTCTTCGGCGCACCGGTCGGCATCATCCTGTCGATCGACCGCTCGATGGAGCCGGGGCAATGGGCCGACCTCGGCATCTTTCTGCAGTCGCTGCTGTTGCTGGCGCAGGAGCGCGGGCTCGCTACCTGTCCGCAGGCCGCATGGGCGGCGATGCACAAGACGGTGCGCGCGCATCTCGGCCTGCCCGATGAGTTGATGGTCTATTGCGGAATTTCGCTCGGCTATGCCGACCCCGCCCATCCGATCAACGGCCTGGTTACCGATCGTGCGCCGTTCGCGCAGGTTGCCGAACTCCGCGGTTTTGCCGTCGCGGCAGTAGAGCCCGCATGA